A portion of the Lolium rigidum isolate FL_2022 chromosome 1, APGP_CSIRO_Lrig_0.1, whole genome shotgun sequence genome contains these proteins:
- the LOC124685453 gene encoding glutathione gamma-glutamylcysteinyltransferase 1-like produces MEVASLYRRVLPSPPAVEFASAEGKRLFAEAMQGGTMEGFFTLISYFQTQSEPAFCGLASLSVVLNALAIDPGRTWKGPWRWFDESMLDCCEPLTKVKAEGITFGKVACLAHCAGARVQSFRADQTTIQDFRAHLKRCASSQDCHLISSYHRRPFQQTGTGHFSPIGGYHAGQDMALILDVARFKYPPHWVPLPLLWEAMNTTDEATGLLRGFMLVSRHTSSPSLLYTVSCGDESWKSMAKYCVEDVPNLLKDESLNDVATLLSHLVESLPANAGDLIKWVIEVRRKEEGESSLSKEEKERLALKEKVLQQVRDTKLFNVVHELQYPKGPCSSCSSSSDEDSLSQIAANVCCQGAAFLSGNLVSRYGFCCRETCIKCVEANGDGLKTVISGTVVSDGSEQGVDLLLPTSPSKTSLCNSNLKNKVVKYPSGADVLTVLLLVLHPNTWFGIKDEGVKAEFQNLVSTDNLPDLLKREILHLRRQIHYLTGCKGEEACQVPMPPSP; encoded by the exons ATGGAGGTGGCGTCGCTGTACCGGCGGGtgctgccgtcgccgccggcggtgGAGTTCGCGTCGGCGGAGGGGAAGCGGCTCTTCGCGGAGGCGATGCAGGGCGGGACCATGGAGGGCTTCTTCACCCTCATCTCCTACTTCCAGACGCAGTCGGAGCCGGCCTTCTGCGGCCTCGCCTCCCTCTCCGTCGTCCTCAACGCGCTCGCCATCGACCCCGGCCGCACCTGGAAGGGGCCCTGGCGCTGGTTCGACGAGTCCATGCTCGACTGCTGCGAGCCGCTCACCAAGGTCAAGGCCGAGGGCATCACCTTCGGCAAGGTCGCCTGCCTCGCGCACTGCGCCGGGGCCAGGGTCCAGTCCTTCCGCGCAGACCAGACCACCATCCAAGACTTCCGCGCGCACCTCAAGCGGTGCGCCTCCTCGCAGGACTGCCATCTCATCTCATCCTACCACAGGAGGCCCTTCCAGCAG ACTGGGACTGGCCATTTCTCACCGATCGGGGGCTATCACGCCGGGCAAGACATGGCGCTCATCTTGGATGTCGCGCGATTCAAGTACCCTCCTCATTGGGTTCCACTGCCGCTGCTCTGGGAAGCCATGAACACCACTGATGAAGCAACTGGGCTTCTCAGAGG GTTCATGCTTGTCTCAAGGCACACTTCATCTCCTTCATTGCTCTACACAGTG AGTTGTGGGGATGAAAGTTGGAAAAGCATGGCAAAGTACTGTGTGGAGGATGTGCCCAATCTTTTGAAGGATGAGAGTTTAAATGATGTTGCAACACTTCTGTCCCACCTAGTGGAATCTCTTCCGGCCAATGCTGGAGATTTGATCAAATGGGTTATTGAAGTTAGGAGAAAAGAGGAAGGTGAATCGTCCTTGAGCAAAGAGGAGAAAGAAAGGCTTGCTCTCAAG GAAAAAGTACTACAGCAAGTACGTGATACTAAGCTTTTTAATGTAGTCCATGAGCTGCAGTATCCCAAGGGACCATGTTCTAGTTGCTCATCTTCAAGTGATGAAGATTCCCTCTCCCAGATTGCAGCCAATGTGTGCTGTCAAGGAGCTGCATTCCTATCTGGTAACCTTGTATCTAGATATGGATTCTGCTGCCGAGAAACATGTATCAAATGTGTAGAAGCAAATGGTGATGGGCTAAAGACTGTTATCTCAGGCACCGTGGTATCTGATGGGAGTGAGCAGGGTGTTGATTTGCTTTTACCAACATCCCCATCAAAAACAAGCTTATGCAATTCAAACTTGAAAAACAAGGTTGTCAAATATCCATCAGGCGCAGATGTTCTAACTGTCCTACTGCTGGTTTTACATCCGAACACATGGTTTGGCATAAAAGATGAAGGAGTGAAAGCTGAATTTCAGAATCTTGTTTCAACTGATAACCTTCCAGATCTTCTTAAGCGGGAG ATACTGCATCTAAGGCGACAGATCCATTATTTGACGGGCTGCAAAGGAGAGGAGGCATGTCAAGTGCCCATGCCACCATCTCCTTAG
- the LOC124685454 gene encoding uncharacterized protein LOC124685454, with product MSFLAGRLAAQEGAYFLQESKLAAGRLAQKLPASKLEPRPASPPPSPDVLPEILRHSIPIRPTPPPSDPSLYGSTRWALPPGGAEAVGVSPDVLNPLSSYVSLPQATFGPKRWQLPNEQTYFSSSTANERRRDMHPPPMDPEKLKAVIAGYSQVGKAFLAGTILVFGGATAVLLYTANKLQLHSIEDVRAKGKDAAQPHADRIKEQIAPLRKWAEDTSRKWHYEGESKEKSVLVRELSRALGAKTRPN from the exons atgagctTTCTTGCGGGGCGCCTCGCCGCTCAGGAGGGCGCATACTTCCTCCAGGAGTCcaagctcgccgccggccgcctcgcgCAGAAGCTCCCCGCGTCCAAGCTTGAGCCCCGGCCGGcgtccccgccgccgtcgcccgacgTGCTGCCTGAGATCCTCCGCCACTCGATTCCCATCAGGCCGACGCCGCCTCCGTCCGACCCCTCGCTCTATGGGTCCACCCGCTGGGCCCTCCCACCGGGCGGCGCCGAGGCTGTCGGCGTGTCCCCCGACGTGCTCAACCCGCTCAGCTCGTACGTCTCGCTGCCGCAGGCCACCTTCGGCCCCAAAAG ATGGCAACTTCCAAATGAACAGACTTACTTCTCGTCATCAACCGCCAATGAGCGCCGGCGTGATATGCATCCTCCTCCCATGGACCCTGAGAAGTTGAAGGCTGTAATTGCTGGATACTCGCAGG TTGGAAAAGCGTTTCTTGCTGGGACTATATTGGTGTTTGGAGGAGCGACAGCTGTGCTGCTGTACACGGCGAATAAACTACAGTTGCATTCA ATAGAAGATGTCAGAGCTAAAGGAAAAGATGCAGCGCAACCACACGCTGATAGGATTAAAGAACAAATAGCTCCACTAAGGAAATGG GCTGAAGACACATCCCGAAAATGGCATTACGAAGGCGAGTCCAAGGAGAAGTCTGTCCTTGTAAGAGAGCTTTCCAGAGCACTTGGTGCTAAGACGCGGCCGAATTGA